TCTAACTCTACAAACTCTTGGATTTTGACTCCAGCAAGACCCAATAACTTATCAAGAGGAACCAATGTTCGTCATGGAACTCAGTATCTCATTATACTATCGACACCAAAATGTCAGGAGAGCCATCAGGATCCCTAAGTAGGGTGAGGGATCCCTTTCTTGCCCCATCAGGATGATGGTTGCCGATTAACCTGAAGCTCGCTCCTGCCAGGTGCGCATTTTCCCAGGGTTGAGTAACCCATAGGGATCCACTTCTTGCTTAAAGCGGATCTGTCGCGGATCCATCACTTTTCGCCCGCCATCTTCGATGATAAACGTGTGCGGATTGGCAATGAAGACGCCATTCTCCTCGTGATAGCGCATGATCTCGTTCAGGCGATCTTCGGTTGTAAAGCGCACAATTTGCAGACCCACCGGAGTGGCTTGACCCTCGATGCGAATAAACTCCAGGTGCATCAACACTTCATCGCCAAAATACTCGTACATGTGCTGCACCATCTTCAGCTCTCGGTCGGCGGGGAAAGCCGATTGTAAATAGGTAAGACTCGTATCGACGCTGCGGCAGTGCAGGGTGGTGTGGTTCCAGGTGAATTCCCCCAGCATGATCCCCTTACTGGCCTCTTGAGCGGTTTTGTTGTAAACCACCTGTCCGCCGTGTTCGCGGATCAACTCCATCAAGGGCTCCACGCTGGATTCAGCAATCATCAACAGGGCAATGGCAGATCCCTCAGGCACGGATCCCCGCAGGGGTGCAAAGTAACTGGGAATAGGCCAAGCATGGAGGCTGATCATCTTTTTGATGATCCCGTCCGCATCCCCCAGCGCTTGGCCAAAGTGAGCAGCAGGCATGAAGCCCACTTCGGCGGGAAAAGCCACCACCAACTCCGCCCACGGATAGGCAGGGGCCAACGGGATCTCCACCTCTGTGATGATGCCGTTCAGCCCCCAGGCATGACTGACTTTGAAGACTTCATCCCCGCGTAGCTCGATGATGCGCGGTTCTTCCTCTAGAGTGACAACCCGCAGGGCCAACACATTGCCCCGATCCCGCAGTTGTCCGTAGGTAATAGACCCAATCCCTCCACTTCCCCCGGCGATGAAACCCCCAATCGTGGCAGTGCGATAAGTGGAAGGAGCCATGCGGATCTCCCAGCCTATCTCGCGGGTTTGCTTGTCGATGGCCATCAATTTTGCCCCCGCTTGCACCCGTGCCACACCGGGTTTGGCCCAGAGCACCTGGTTGAGTTTACTGACATCGAGGATGACACCACCCCGCAGGGGAATGCACTGGCCGTAGTTGCCCGTACCGGCACCGCGAATGGTCACCGGGATCCGGTGTTGGGCACAGGCCGCTGCCACCCGCATCACCTCCGCTTCGTTGGCCGGGCGCACCACCAAATCTCCCCGTTTTTCGCTCAGTTGCCGGGTGAGCACAGGGCTGTAATGGTAAAAATCCAGCGACAACTTGGTGAGCTGTGCTGGATCGGTGATGATTTCAATCCCTGCCAGGGCGGAACGCAAGGCCTGCAGCTTATCGGGGGCGGCAACGGTCATAGGGATCCCTATTTAGAAGCAATCTTTCTCAGTTGGGATCATCTGCGGAAATGGCCCGCAAAAGGGTTCACCAAGAACAGTCTCAGGAAGAGAACAAGCTCACAAGGGATCCCTGCCGCCACTCCCATTAGCCGAAACGGCCTTCTACGTAGTCTTTGGTGGCTTCCTTGACGGGGTTGTTGAAGAT
The window above is part of the Thermostichus vulcanus str. 'Rupite' genome. Proteins encoded here:
- a CDS encoding FAD-binding oxidoreductase; protein product: MTVAAPDKLQALRSALAGIEIITDPAQLTKLSLDFYHYSPVLTRQLSEKRGDLVVRPANEAEVMRVAAACAQHRIPVTIRGAGTGNYGQCIPLRGGVILDVSKLNQVLWAKPGVARVQAGAKLMAIDKQTREIGWEIRMAPSTYRTATIGGFIAGGSGGIGSITYGQLRDRGNVLALRVVTLEEEPRIIELRGDEVFKVSHAWGLNGIITEVEIPLAPAYPWAELVVAFPAEVGFMPAAHFGQALGDADGIIKKMISLHAWPIPSYFAPLRGSVPEGSAIALLMIAESSVEPLMELIREHGGQVVYNKTAQEASKGIMLGEFTWNHTTLHCRSVDTSLTYLQSAFPADRELKMVQHMYEYFGDEVLMHLEFIRIEGQATPVGLQIVRFTTEDRLNEIMRYHEENGVFIANPHTFIIEDGGRKVMDPRQIRFKQEVDPYGLLNPGKMRTWQERASG